In a single window of the Acidobacteriota bacterium genome:
- a CDS encoding fused MFS/spermidine synthase, whose protein sequence is MHSRRILPVLLLLFVASGCAALVYEVVWFQLLQLVIGSSSVSLAVLLGTFMGGLCLGSFTFSRFVSAKHHPMQVYAVLELGIGAIGLLVLFGMPLVSGVYTSWAGSGVWGLILRGLAAGICLLPPTVLMGATLPALSRSVETTPVGVSWLGFFYAGNILGAVLGSLLAGFYLLRVYDIPTATYAAVAINAAVALVAWGLSYTIKVDEPATPTTAPESVAGSTALHIAIGLSGMTALAAEVIWTRYLSLLFGATTYTFSLILAAFLVGLGIGSSIGSALGRTVSRPRIVFGWCQALLGVAIAWAAYMLTDSMPYWPIDPSIAKNPWFNFQIDFVRCLWVVLPGAILWGASFPLALASVAKPGHDPAQLVGRLYGANTVGAILGSLVGGLLLVVWLGSQHAQQVLILFTALSALLVLMPTGKDQPQGAGLRFAADAILIGVGSTLLAVLAVHELPGLLVAYGRYSATRVGQADVFYVGEGINASVAVSRLSDGTLNYHNAGKVQASSEAQDMRLQRLLGHMTTLVPANPRSVLVIGCGAGVTAGAVSVDPRVERLTIAEIEPLVPRTVSTYFSRYNYDVVRNPKTTVRIDDARHFILTSNEKFDAVTSDPLDPWVKGAAMLYTKEFFELVKQHLNPGGVVTLFVQLYWSNEEAVKSELATFFEAFPNGVVWGNTYQGGGYDLVLMGQVEPTVINLDEVESRLHRPEYATVATSLREIGVNSIIDLFATYAGQARDLGPWLKDAAITHDSNLRLQYLAGMGVNLNIGPSIYNGLLAYRRQPNALFTGSDQMKSALWAAMQNAGR, encoded by the coding sequence ATGCACTCGCGCCGGATTCTCCCCGTCCTCCTGTTGCTCTTCGTCGCCAGCGGCTGCGCCGCCCTGGTCTACGAAGTGGTGTGGTTCCAACTGCTGCAGTTGGTCATCGGCTCCTCGTCGGTCTCGCTGGCCGTACTGCTCGGCACCTTCATGGGCGGCCTGTGCCTTGGGAGCTTTACCTTCTCCCGGTTCGTGTCCGCCAAACATCACCCGATGCAGGTGTACGCGGTGCTCGAACTCGGCATCGGCGCCATCGGGCTGCTCGTGCTGTTCGGCATGCCGCTCGTGAGCGGCGTCTACACGTCGTGGGCCGGGTCTGGTGTTTGGGGCCTCATCCTGCGCGGCCTCGCGGCCGGCATCTGCCTCCTGCCGCCCACCGTACTGATGGGCGCGACGCTGCCGGCACTCTCTCGCTCGGTCGAGACGACGCCGGTCGGCGTGTCCTGGCTGGGGTTCTTCTACGCCGGCAACATCCTCGGCGCCGTGCTCGGCAGCCTCCTCGCGGGGTTCTATCTGCTGCGGGTCTACGACATTCCGACGGCCACCTATGCCGCCGTCGCCATCAACGCTGCCGTGGCACTGGTCGCCTGGGGGCTCTCTTACACGATCAAGGTCGACGAGCCGGCGACGCCAACGACGGCCCCGGAATCCGTCGCGGGGTCGACAGCCCTCCATATCGCGATCGGGCTGTCGGGCATGACGGCCCTGGCCGCGGAAGTGATCTGGACGCGATATCTTTCGCTGCTCTTCGGCGCAACCACCTACACCTTCTCACTGATCCTGGCGGCGTTTCTGGTCGGCCTCGGCATCGGCAGCAGCATCGGATCGGCGCTCGGCCGCACGGTGTCGCGGCCGCGCATCGTGTTCGGATGGTGCCAGGCGCTGCTCGGCGTTGCGATCGCCTGGGCCGCCTACATGCTGACCGACTCGATGCCGTATTGGCCGATTGATCCGTCGATTGCAAAGAATCCATGGTTCAACTTCCAGATCGACTTTGTCCGGTGCCTGTGGGTCGTCCTTCCGGGTGCAATCCTGTGGGGCGCAAGCTTCCCACTCGCGCTCGCGTCGGTTGCCAAGCCTGGACATGATCCGGCCCAGTTGGTCGGACGTCTCTATGGCGCCAATACGGTTGGCGCGATCCTCGGATCGCTTGTCGGCGGCCTCCTCCTGGTTGTCTGGCTCGGTAGCCAGCACGCACAGCAGGTGTTGATCCTGTTCACTGCCCTGTCTGCCCTGCTCGTCCTGATGCCGACCGGGAAGGACCAACCCCAGGGCGCAGGATTGCGGTTCGCTGCTGACGCGATACTGATCGGGGTCGGCTCAACACTGCTCGCGGTGTTGGCCGTGCACGAATTGCCCGGCCTGCTGGTGGCGTACGGCCGGTACTCGGCCACGCGCGTCGGTCAGGCGGATGTGTTCTACGTCGGCGAAGGGATCAATGCGTCGGTCGCGGTCTCACGGCTTTCCGACGGCACGCTCAACTACCACAATGCCGGCAAGGTCCAGGCATCGAGCGAGGCCCAGGACATGCGGCTCCAGCGCTTGCTCGGGCACATGACCACTCTCGTCCCTGCCAACCCGCGTTCCGTCCTCGTGATTGGCTGCGGCGCAGGCGTCACCGCCGGTGCGGTGTCGGTCGATCCGCGAGTGGAGCGCCTCACGATCGCGGAAATCGAACCGCTCGTGCCGCGGACCGTCTCCACCTACTTCAGCCGGTACAACTATGACGTCGTCAGGAATCCCAAGACGACGGTTCGGATAGACGATGCGCGGCACTTCATTTTGACGAGCAATGAGAAGTTCGACGCCGTCACGTCGGACCCGCTCGATCCGTGGGTCAAAGGCGCGGCGATGCTTTACACCAAGGAGTTCTTCGAGCTGGTCAAACAGCACTTGAATCCCGGCGGCGTGGTGACGCTGTTCGTGCAGCTGTATTGGAGCAATGAAGAAGCGGTCAAGAGCGAACTCGCCACCTTCTTCGAGGCCTTCCCGAACGGCGTGGTCTGGGGCAACACCTACCAGGGCGGCGGCTACGATCTCGTGTTGATGGGACAGGTCGAGCCGACCGTGATCAATCTCGACGAGGTCGAATCGCGGCTGCACCGTCCGGAATACGCCACCGTGGCAACCTCATTGCGAGAGATCGGCGTCAACTCGATTATCGATTTGTTTGCGACCTACGCCGGACAGGCGCGCGACCTTGGCCCCTGGCTCAAGGACGCGGCGATCACGCACGATTCGAATCTGCGGCTGCAGTATCTGGCCGGCATGGGCGTCAACCTCAACATCGGGCCGTCCATCTACAACGGCCTGCTGGCGTACCGCCGCCAGCCGAATGCCCTCTTTACGGGCTCCGATCAGATGAAGTCGGCGCTGTGGGCGGCGATGCAGAATGCAGGACGCTAG